Sequence from the Rhodococcus jostii RHA1 genome:
GGCGCGAATTCGGTGGCGATGAGCACGGCACCACCCCACTCACCGCCCATCGCGATGCCCTGGACCACGCGGAGCGCGACGAGGAGTACGGGTGCCCAGATCCCGATCTGCGAGTAGGTGGGGAGGCAGCCGACGCCGACCGTTCCGATCCCCATCAGGATCAGCGTGATGATGACGGCGTTCTTGCGTCCGAACTTGTCGCCGAAGTGGCCGAACACGATCCCGCCGAGTGGGCGGGCCACGAAACCGATCGCGAACGTCGCGAATGCAGCGAGGGTGCCCACCGCGGGCGAGGCGTCGGGGAAGAACAACCGGCCCAGCACGAGTGCGGAGGCGGTGCCGTAGATGTAGAAGTCGAACCACTCGATGGTGGTGCCGACGAACGCGGTGACACCGGCCTTGCGGGCCTGCCGCGTGCTGTATTCGGGTGGTGCCGCGTCGCGGCCGGGATTCGGATTCACGGTTCTCCCTGACTTTCGTGGGGCGTCACGCCGACGCAGAGGTGGTGTGCATCACTATGGTCGGGATTCCGTGTAGAGTCCAAGACTTAATTCAGCTTATTTAGGTGATTCAGACACATAGTCCCGGGGAGGGGTCGTGGAACTCCGTCACCTGCACGCGTTTCTCGCGGTCGCGGAAGAACTGCATTTCGGGCGGGCCGCCGAGCGTCTCCACGTGGCGCAGTCCCCGCTCAGCCAGACCGTGCGGGCCCTCGAACGGGAACTGGGAACCGATCTGTTCGTCCGCACCACCCGCTCCGTGCGGCTCACGGCCGCGGGCGAAGCGCTGGTGGGTCCGGCCCGGACCATCGAGGCGCAGGTCGGGATCGTGAAGGGCATCGCGCAGGCGGCTGCCGCCGGGGAGACCGGCCGCGTCACCGTCGGCTTCGGCGGCGCGGGCGGCTACACGGTGCTGTCCGTTCTCGCCCGCTCCCTCGCCGACGCCTACCCCGGCATCGAACTGGACCTACGCCCGCAGATGTACTCCGGTGAGGTGCTCGACGCCCTCACCCGCGGAACCCTGGACATGGGCATCGTGGGGTTGCCGGTCCCGCGGGGCTTCGCCACCCACACCGTGCGCGTAGAGGCACTGATGGTGGCGGTCCCGGCCGGGCACCGCCTCGTCGACGCGGGTGCCGTCGTGCCGCAGGAACTGGCGAGCGAACGGTTCGTGATCTACCCCGCCGAACACGGTTCCGTGGTCCGCGACGCCACGCTCGCCCTTTGTGCGGCAGCAGGATTCGCCCCGGTCGTCGCACACGAGGCGCCCACCCCGTACAGCCTGCTCGCAATGGTCGGCGCCGGGGTCGGAGTCGCCGTCGTAGTGGATTCGACGGCACACCTCGCGATGGACGGTGTCGAATACCTGCCCATCGCCGGCGACGCCCCCACCCTCCCCATCGCCATGGCCTGGCAGGACGCCAATCCCTCACCTGCGGTGCAGACGGTCACCCGGGTACTGCGCGAGGTGATCGGGGAGGTCGGGTAACCGCTGCCCGGCGGGACGCTCAGGCCGACACCGAGAAGACGTCGGCCAGGTGGGTGATTCGCAGGGCACGCGCGAGCTTCGGGCGATCGCTGCCGTCGGCGATGTTCTCGCCCTGCGCGCCGAGGTGTGCGATGACCTCGGCAGCCCAGGCCACATCGCTCTGTAGCGGGGACAGTTCGCGGTTGACGATCGCGGTGTGGCCGACATGCATGCAGAGTTTGCCGGTCATGCCCATCGACCTGGTGACGGCCAATGCCTCGGACAGATCGGGTTCGCCGGTCAGGCACGGGCCGTCGATGGGACCGGGGAGGCCTGCCGCCCGACTGGCGACGACGAGCCGTCCCCGCGCGTAGGCCAGCGCGTCGGGGTCGGCGCCCGCATTGGTGTCCCGGCGGAAGTCGCCGGTGCCGAATGCAATTCGGGTCGTGGCGTCGGCCGAGGCGATGTCGAAGGCGAATTCGACGCCACGCGCCGATTCGACCAGGGCGAGGATCGGGATGTGGGGCAGCTCGGCAGCCGTGCGATCGATGTGGTCCGCGGATTCGGCCTTGGCGAGCATCACGCCGCTCAGTCCCGGGAGCCCCCGGATCGCGTCCAGATCAGCGGTCCAGTCCGCGGTGGTGACGTCGTTGATGCGCACCCACCCGGTGCCCCCACCGGCGAGGAAACGCGCAACGGCTTCGCGGGCTTGTGTTTTCGAGGACGGAACGACACCGTCCTCGAGGTCGAAGATCACCGCGTCTGCCGCCGAGTTCGTGGCTGCGGCGAACTCGTCCGGACGTGAGCCCGCGACCAGGAGCCAGGAGCGCGCATGTGTCGCGGGGACTATGGCGGCGTGTGCCGGCGATGTGAGGGTCATCCGATTCTCGTTTCCTCTCGATGTGAACTTCTACTCGGGCAAGGACTGCGCTGTCCTGTATTCGAGGTGCTGGGTGTGAAGCGTCGATCAGTGCGCGGCGACACCGGTGAGATGGTCGAGTGCGGAGAATTCGCTGTCCACGGTGGGCGCGGTGAGCAGACCGGCGAGTCGCCGGGGGGACAGGATGTCATCGACCTGCGCGCGAGTGAGCAGACCGTCGTCGACGGCGAGGTCGCCGACGTAAGCGCCGGTCGCCAGGGCCCTCTTGGCGATATCCGCGCTGGCCGCATAGCCGATGAACGGCGAGAGCGCGGTGACGATGCCGATCGAGCGCCGAACACCCCGCTCGAGATGGTCGCGGTTGGCGGTGATCCCGTCGACGCACTTCACCGCCAGGGTGTCCGATGCCGCGGCCAGGTGCGTCGTCGAGCGCAGCAGGCTGTAGACGATCACGGGTTCGAACGCGTTGAGCTGGAGTTGCCCACCCTCGGCGGCCATCGTGACCGTCAGATCGTTGCCGATCACCTCGAACGCGACCTGGTTCACCATTTCGGGGATGACCGGGTTGACCTTGCCGGGCATGATCGACGAACCGGCTTGGGCCGGAGGCAGATTGATCTCACCGAGCCCGGCGGTCGGCCCGGAGGAGGTGAGCCGCAGATCGTTGCACGTCTTGGACAGTTTCACGGCGACACGTTTGAGGATTCCGGAGACCTGCACGAATGCTCCGCAGTCCTGGGTTGCCTCGATCAGATTGCCGGCCGGGACGACCGGTTCACCGGTCAGCTCGCGCAAGTAGTCGCAGGCGAGCGCGGAGTACTCGGGATGTCCGTTGATCCCCGTGCCGATGGCGGTGCCGCCGAGGTTCGATTCCAGCAGCAGAAGCGCTCCCTCGGAGAGCCGGGCGCAGTCCTCGTTCAGCATGATCGAGTAGGCGGCGAACTCCTGCCCGAGGGTCATCGGTACCGCGTCCTGCAGCTGGGTGCGACCCATCTTGACGATGTCGTCGAATTCGATCGACTTGCGCTCGAACGACTCCGCGAGCCGACCGAGCGACGCGATCAACATTCGGAGGTGCTCGACCAGCGCGAGCTTGATCGCGGTCGGGTACACATCGTTGGTGGACTGCCCCAGGTTCACGTGAGCGAGAGGGTCGAGTTCGGTGTAGGCGCCGCGCCCGAACCCGAGGATCTCGAGTGCGCGGTTCGCGATGACCTCGTTGACGTTCATGTTCGACGAAGTGCCCGCTCCGCCCTGGATCGGATCGATCGGAAACTGGTCGAGCAGTGCCCCGGCGCGAATTTCCGTGCACGCGGCCACGATCGCTACGGCCCGCCGGTCGTCGAGGAGACCCAGGTCCCGGTTCGCCAGGCAGGCAGCCTGTTTCACGGTCGCCAACGCCGCGACCAGTGCCGGGTACTGACCGATGGCAGACCCGGTGATCGCGAAATTGTCCATCGCCCTGGCGGTGTGGACGCCGTAGTACGCCCCCGCCGGTACCGCCAGATCTCCGATCGAATCGTGCTCGATCCGCACATCGCTGTCGCTCAACTTATCCACCAACACCCAATTCGCCGTTCTACTTGACAGGGACTATGACGTCGATCACTGTTGTCGAACAGTACACCACATCCAATATATTGGAGCTGTTGAATGACGACAACCCGAGCCATCCCCGCTGACTCCGCGACAGCACCCGAGGACGCCGACGCGTCTCGCACACCACGCAGGTGGTGGAAGTTCTGGAAGCTGCCGATCGGCGTGCAGTCACTGATCGCCGTCGGCGTCGGCGCACTCATCGGCACGTTCGCCCCCGCCGTCGGCGAGCAACTCAAACTGGCCGGCGACGTGTTCCTCAACCTGGTTCAGATGATCGTCGTCCCCTTGGTCTTCCCGCTCATCGTGCTCGGCATCGCGCGCATGGATTCGGCGAAGAAGGTCGGGCGCATGGCCGCCAAGGCGATCCTGTATTTCGAGGTCGTCACCACGATCATCCTGCTGATGGCCGTCGCGCTGGCGAAGCTGCTCGACATCGGTTCCGGCGCCCCCGTCGCCGGCGCCGACGGTGCGTCCGTCGAGACCCTCGAGCAGGGCATCGACTTCCACGAACTACTCCTGCACGCTGTTCCCAAGAACGTCTTCGCCGCCTTCGCGGAGGGGAACCTGCTGGCAGTGATCGTGTTCGCCGGGTTCGTCGGCGTCGCACTCGCCGCGATCGGTGAGCAGTCGAAGCCGATGACGGCCGTGCTCGACTCACTCGCCAGCGCGATGTTCAAGGTGGTCGGGTACGTCATTCGCCTCGCGCCTCTCGGGGTCCTGGGCTTCATCAGCTACGACGTCGCGCACTACGGGTTCGGGAACCTGTCGAGCCTGCTCGGCTTCCTCGCCGTCGTCTACGTCGGTATGGCGATCATCCTCGGCGTCATCTTTCCGATCATCGCCGCGATCTTCCGCGTCGAGTACATCACCATGCTCAAGGCCATCGGAAATCTGGTCGGCCTCGCGTTCGTCACCCGCAGCTCCGAGGCAGTGCTCGCGCCACTGCTGCTCAAGCTCGAGGGGCTCGGCGTCAGCCGCTCGACGACCTCGTTCGTCGTCCCGCTCGGCTACTCGTTCAACACCGACGGCTCCGTTCTCTACCAGGCTGTCGCCCTGGTCTTTCTCGCCAACGCCTACGGCATCGACACCTCGATCCCCACCCTGCTGCTGATGGTCGGCGTCCTGGTCATCTTGTCCAAGGGCATGGCCGGCGTTGCCTCCGCCTCGATCGTGGTGCTCATCGCCGCAGGTAACACCATCGGCCTGCCGGCCGAAGCCGTCGCGCTCCTGCTGGGGGTGGACTTCATCGCCGACATGGCCCGCACCGCGGTCAACGTCGTCGGAAACTCCCTCGCCGCGTCGGTGATCGACAAGTCCGAGGAGAAAGCCGAGGCCAAGGCCGGTCGGTCCGCCGAAACGCCTGGCGACGACCTCGGCGACAAGGTCCTCGCCGGGCGACACAACGCGGATGGGTAGCGGGGGGCCCGGACGATGGACAGTCGACGAAGGCATTCTCGGTATCCTCGCGACAAGGCACCAGGCACTCACCCACGCGGCCCCTGGGAACGTGCGGCGTGCAGAGTACAGTATCCAGTATGTTGCGTGATAATCCGGTGGAGCGCCCCCGCATGAGCGACGTCGCGTTCGAGCGGATCTGCGACGCGATCGTCACCGGTGAGCTCGCGCCCGGATCCAAGGTCAAGGACAGCGAGCTGGCCGAACATCTGGGGCTGAGCCGCACCCCGGTGCGCGAGGCTCTGACACGGCTGATCGACACCGGACTCGTCGAGGCGAAACCCGCCGCCTTCACCCGGATCACACCGCTGAACCGGGCCGATGTCGAGGCAACGCTGGCGGTGATGGAGGTCCTGGATCAACTGGCCGTCAAAACGGGGGTGCCCAACCTCACCGACGACATGATCGACGTGATGCGCACCGCGAACGACGACCTCGCGCAGGCGATCAAGACCGACAACATCGGTGCCGCACTCGCCGCGGACGACACCTTCCACGGCGTCATCGTCGACGCCGCAGGCAACCCACTGCTCAAACGGCTCATGCACCAGGTGCACCCGCAGATCCACCGGATCTACTACCGCAAGTTCTCCAGTCTCCGCGGCTGGCAGGACGCCATCGAACACCACGACAACCTGATCACCCTGTGCGCGGCCCGGGACGAAGCAGCGGCCGCCGAAATATCGTCGCAACACCGACGGTTCCTCGGCGGCCTGATCGGCGAACTCTTCGACATCGACGAGTCCTCCTCGTAACCAGCCGCTACGAACGGCCGCCGCGGGCATGATCGGTCATCACCCGCGGCGGCCGTTCGGCGCGCCGGACCAAGGCATCCAACTGCTCGGTGCCGATCGGGCTGCCGGGGAATGCCGCGACGCGGTTCAGCGGCATCGACGCGGCCATGCGCAGCAGTGACGGGTCGTCGAACACGCCCGACCCGGCGGTCTGCGCCAGCGCCGCCCCGAGAATCTCACTCCCCACCGGATGCGCCAGCCATTCACCGATCGTGGACTCCGCCGTGAGCACCGGAAGGGGTGCGTCACCCTCGACCGTCACGACCACCTCCCCGCGCAGGTCCCGCGACGAGGCGCCGACCCACACCCGATAGTCGCCGCCTTCGACGACCCACCGCGACAGCGCCGCATCGAAGTACGCCAGGTCCTCGAACGGAATCGGGATCCGGACGCATTCGCTCGCACCGGCCGCGATGTCGACGTTCGCGAAACCTTTCAGCTCGCGAACCGGCCTGGCCACTGCCGAACCGGGGACACCGACGTACACCTGGACCACCTCACGTCCGTCCCGGGGCCCGGTGTTCGTGACCGTCAGCGCAACCTCGACTCCGGCGGCGGTCCGTGTCGCGGTGGGGGCGGAATAGTCGAAGCTCGTGTACGAAAGGCCATGCCCGAAAGGGAAACTCACCGCCACGTCTCGACTGTCGTAATACCGGTAGCCGACGAACAGGCCTTCCCCGTACCGCACGTGGCCCGCCTCGCCCGGGAAGTCGAGGTACGCCGGGGTGTCCTCGAGTCGAACGGGAATCGTCTCGGCCAGCCGGCCCGACGGGTTGACCACCCCGGAGAGCACGTCGGCGACGGCTCCCCCACCGGCCTGACCGAGGAGCCAGCCCTCCACGATCGCGGGGACTCGCCCGGCCCGACCCGACAGTCGCACGACGCTGCCGTTGGACAACACGACGACGACGCGCGGGTTGGCCGCGAGCACCGCGTCGAGCAGTTCGGTCTGCGCCGCGGGCAGTTCGATGTGTTCCCGGTCGAATCCCTCCGACTCGTCCTCCGCGGGGAGCCCGAGGAACACGACGGCGACATCGGCGGAGGCGGCCAGCGACACCGCCTCGTCGACCAGTAGACCTGTCGCGCTGCCGGATTCATCGAGTGAGTATCCGGGCGCGAACGTGATCTCGGGGCCGACGGCGATCGTCCGAATCTCGTCGAGAGCGTTGTCGAGGCGGGTCGGGACGACCTGCGAACTGCCCGCACCCTGATAGCGCGGAGTGCGTGCGAACTCGCCGATCACCGCGATCCTCGTGTTCGCTGCGGGATCGAGCGGAAGGATTCCGTCGTTCTTCAGCAGCACGACACTGCGGCCGGCGACGTCACGGGCGAGGGCGTGGTGGGCGTCGCGGTCGTAGTCGGCGGAGGGATCGAAGTTCGACCGCACCTTCTCGACCAGCGCGAGCACCCTTTCCGCCGCAGTGTCGAGTGCGGACTGCGCGAGGGCACCGGACTCGACCGCGGCGACGATCTGGGCGTCGGTGACCCCGTTCGTCGACGGCATCTCGAGATCGAGCCCGGCGGAGAGCGCGGCAACCCGATTCGACACGGCACCCCAGTCGGAGACGACGAGCCCGTCGAAACCCCATTCGCCGCGGAGGACGTCGGTGAGTAGCCACCGGTTCTCCGACGCGTAGACGCCGTTGATGCGGTTGTACGAGCACATCACCGTCCACGGAGCCGCGTGCTCGACCACGTGCCGGAACCCGCGCAGGTAGATCTCGCACAGGGGCCGCGCGTCGATGTCGGCGCTCACCCGGAGCCGGTCGGTCTCCTGGTTGTTGGCGGCGAAATGCTTCAGCGACGCACCGATCCCCCGTCCCTGCAGTCCGTCGACGAGGGCGGCACCGAGCCGGCCGCTCAGAATCGGGTCTTCGGACAGGTACTCGAAGTTGCGGCCGCAGAGCGGTGAACGCTTGATGTTGATACCCGGCCCCAGCAGGACCCCGACGCCCTCGGCTTTCGCCTCGTCACCGAGGGCCCGACCG
This genomic interval carries:
- a CDS encoding dicarboxylate/amino acid:cation symporter, yielding MTTTRAIPADSATAPEDADASRTPRRWWKFWKLPIGVQSLIAVGVGALIGTFAPAVGEQLKLAGDVFLNLVQMIVVPLVFPLIVLGIARMDSAKKVGRMAAKAILYFEVVTTIILLMAVALAKLLDIGSGAPVAGADGASVETLEQGIDFHELLLHAVPKNVFAAFAEGNLLAVIVFAGFVGVALAAIGEQSKPMTAVLDSLASAMFKVVGYVIRLAPLGVLGFISYDVAHYGFGNLSSLLGFLAVVYVGMAIILGVIFPIIAAIFRVEYITMLKAIGNLVGLAFVTRSSEAVLAPLLLKLEGLGVSRSTTSFVVPLGYSFNTDGSVLYQAVALVFLANAYGIDTSIPTLLLMVGVLVILSKGMAGVASASIVVLIAAGNTIGLPAEAVALLLGVDFIADMARTAVNVVGNSLAASVIDKSEEKAEAKAGRSAETPGDDLGDKVLAGRHNADG
- a CDS encoding glycoside hydrolase family 3 C-terminal domain-containing protein; its protein translation is MDTRSSASTALTTEEKASLTSGENFWETKALDRVGVPSIYITDGPHGVRKQTGGGDHLGIGDSVPATGFPPAVALGSTWDPDLLETVGRALGDEAKAEGVGVLLGPGINIKRSPLCGRNFEYLSEDPILSGRLGAALVDGLQGRGIGASLKHFAANNQETDRLRVSADIDARPLCEIYLRGFRHVVEHAAPWTVMCSYNRINGVYASENRWLLTDVLRGEWGFDGLVVSDWGAVSNRVAALSAGLDLEMPSTNGVTDAQIVAAVESGALAQSALDTAAERVLALVEKVRSNFDPSADYDRDAHHALARDVAGRSVVLLKNDGILPLDPAANTRIAVIGEFARTPRYQGAGSSQVVPTRLDNALDEIRTIAVGPEITFAPGYSLDESGSATGLLVDEAVSLAASADVAVVFLGLPAEDESEGFDREHIELPAAQTELLDAVLAANPRVVVVLSNGSVVRLSGRAGRVPAIVEGWLLGQAGGGAVADVLSGVVNPSGRLAETIPVRLEDTPAYLDFPGEAGHVRYGEGLFVGYRYYDSRDVAVSFPFGHGLSYTSFDYSAPTATRTAAGVEVALTVTNTGPRDGREVVQVYVGVPGSAVARPVRELKGFANVDIAAGASECVRIPIPFEDLAYFDAALSRWVVEGGDYRVWVGASSRDLRGEVVVTVEGDAPLPVLTAESTIGEWLAHPVGSEILGAALAQTAGSGVFDDPSLLRMAASMPLNRVAAFPGSPIGTEQLDALVRRAERPPRVMTDHARGGRS
- a CDS encoding GntR family transcriptional regulator; its protein translation is MSDVAFERICDAIVTGELAPGSKVKDSELAEHLGLSRTPVREALTRLIDTGLVEAKPAAFTRITPLNRADVEATLAVMEVLDQLAVKTGVPNLTDDMIDVMRTANDDLAQAIKTDNIGAALAADDTFHGVIVDAAGNPLLKRLMHQVHPQIHRIYYRKFSSLRGWQDAIEHHDNLITLCAARDEAAAAEISSQHRRFLGGLIGELFDIDESSS
- a CDS encoding HpcH/HpaI aldolase/citrate lyase family protein, whose product is MTLTSPAHAAIVPATHARSWLLVAGSRPDEFAAATNSAADAVIFDLEDGVVPSSKTQAREAVARFLAGGGTGWVRINDVTTADWTADLDAIRGLPGLSGVMLAKAESADHIDRTAAELPHIPILALVESARGVEFAFDIASADATTRIAFGTGDFRRDTNAGADPDALAYARGRLVVASRAAGLPGPIDGPCLTGEPDLSEALAVTRSMGMTGKLCMHVGHTAIVNRELSPLQSDVAWAAEVIAHLGAQGENIADGSDRPKLARALRITHLADVFSVSA
- a CDS encoding aspartate ammonia-lyase, producing MRIEHDSIGDLAVPAGAYYGVHTARAMDNFAITGSAIGQYPALVAALATVKQAACLANRDLGLLDDRRAVAIVAACTEIRAGALLDQFPIDPIQGGAGTSSNMNVNEVIANRALEILGFGRGAYTELDPLAHVNLGQSTNDVYPTAIKLALVEHLRMLIASLGRLAESFERKSIEFDDIVKMGRTQLQDAVPMTLGQEFAAYSIMLNEDCARLSEGALLLLESNLGGTAIGTGINGHPEYSALACDYLRELTGEPVVPAGNLIEATQDCGAFVQVSGILKRVAVKLSKTCNDLRLTSSGPTAGLGEINLPPAQAGSSIMPGKVNPVIPEMVNQVAFEVIGNDLTVTMAAEGGQLQLNAFEPVIVYSLLRSTTHLAAASDTLAVKCVDGITANRDHLERGVRRSIGIVTALSPFIGYAASADIAKRALATGAYVGDLAVDDGLLTRAQVDDILSPRRLAGLLTAPTVDSEFSALDHLTGVAAH
- a CDS encoding LysR family transcriptional regulator; its protein translation is MELRHLHAFLAVAEELHFGRAAERLHVAQSPLSQTVRALERELGTDLFVRTTRSVRLTAAGEALVGPARTIEAQVGIVKGIAQAAAAGETGRVTVGFGGAGGYTVLSVLARSLADAYPGIELDLRPQMYSGEVLDALTRGTLDMGIVGLPVPRGFATHTVRVEALMVAVPAGHRLVDAGAVVPQELASERFVIYPAEHGSVVRDATLALCAAAGFAPVVAHEAPTPYSLLAMVGAGVGVAVVVDSTAHLAMDGVEYLPIAGDAPTLPIAMAWQDANPSPAVQTVTRVLREVIGEVG